AGACGTTTATTATAGTTATGATTTCGGGAAACCGGAAAATCATACGCGACCAAACTTTTTTTATAATTATAACCGAAGTAATGAGGTAAACCTGAATTTAGGTTTGGCGAAAGTGAATTATTCGAAAGGAAATGTCCGAGGGAATTTTGCGCTGATGGCGGGAACTTATGCCCAATATAATATGTCGGCTGAGCAGGATTTGCTGAAAAATATTTACGAAGCGAATGTTGGTGTGAAGATTTCGCACAAACATGATTTGTGGATTGATGCGGGAATTATGCCTTCGCATATTGGTTTTGAAAGTGCGATTGGAAAAGACTGCGCAAATTTAACCCGAAGCATTCTAGCTGAGAATTCGCCTTATTATGAAGCGGGCGTAAAAATTGGTTATACTTCTGATTCTGGAAAATGGTATTTGGCGGCAATGTATTTAAACGGCTGGCAACGAATTCAGAAAATAGACGGGAATCAAACTCCGGCTTTTGGAACGCAGGTTACCTATAAACCTACTGACAAAGTGGTTTTGAATTGGAGTACATACGCAGGAAACGAACAGCCAGATATCGATAAAAAATGGCGTTATTTTAATAATTTCTACGGACAATTTAAAGTAACAGACAAAACGAATCTAACGGCTGGTTTTGATATTGGTTCGCAACAATCGGCTAAAAACAGTAACAAATATGATACGTGGTTTTCACCTGTTTTGATTCTGCAATACAAACCGACAGATAAAATTCAGCTGGCAGCGCGAGGTGAATATTACAGCGACGAAAAAGTAGTAATTATCGGGACAGAAACGCCAAACGGATTTAAAACTTATGGATTTTCAGCTAACTTTGATTACTTAATTACTGATACTATTATGTTTAGAATTGAAGCAAGAAATCTGTCAAGCAAAGATGAAATTTTTACCAAAAACAATCTGCCAACAGACACTAATACTTTTGTAACGACAGCTTTGGCTATTTCATTTTAAACATTAAAATTTTATTTTTTACCATTAAGAGATTAAGAAAGTTAAGATTTTCTTTGGCAAAAGAACATTAAGCTCAGCTTGCTTAATAATCTAATTTTTAGACAAACGATAAAGCCCAAAACTTAATTTACTTAATCTCTTAATGGTTAAATCAAAAAAAAATGGAAAACGAAAATAACGCACAGCACTTTCTGGATTTGATTCAGAAATCCCGGAAAGGAAAATTCAAAATCTACATTGGAATGAGCGCCGGTGTGGGCAAGACTTTCCGCATGCTTCAGGAAGCGCATTCGTTATTGAAAAACGGAATCGATGTAAAAATCGGCTACATCGAAACGCATATGCGGAAGGAAACGCATGAATTATTGTCTGGTCTGCCGATTATTCCGCGACGGACTATTTTTTATAAAGGAAAAGAACTCGAAGAACTCGATGTTCAAGCCATCATAAACCTTAGACCAGAAGTGGTTATTGTTGATGAATTGGCGCATACAAATGTGGAAGGAAGCAAAAATGAGAAACGCTGGCAGGATGTTCTGGAAATTCTGGAAGCTGGAATTAATGTGATTTCGGCGGTTAATATTCAGCATATCGAGAGTTTAAATTCAGCTGTAAAACGCATTACAAATATTGATGTTCAGGAAAGAATTCCGGATAATGTTTTGCGTCTGGCTGATGAAGTGGTGAATATCGATTTGACTTCGGAAGATTTGATTGCGCGTTTAAAGGAAGGGAAAATATATACGGCAGATAAAATTCAGATGGCTTTGCAAAACTTTTTCAAATCGGAACAAATTCTGCAATTGCGCGAATTGGCTTTGAAAGAAGTGGCAAGTCAGGTCGTTCGAAAAGTAGAAAGCGAGGTTCCGAATCTGCATGCTTTACGTCATGAAAAATTGTTGGCTTGTATAAGCAGTAATGATAAAACGGCTAAAATCGTAATTAGAAAAGCAGCGCGTTTGGCAAGTTATTACAACGGAAGCTGGTATGTTTTATATGTTGAAACTCCGCCAGAAACCCCTACAAGAATCGCACTTGATAAACAAAGGCATTTAATTAATAACTTTAAACTCGCAGTGCAATTGGGAGCCGAAGTTATTAAATTGGAAAATTCGAATATTGCCAATGCGATTTTGACGACTGTAGAAGAAAAACAAATTACAACTGTCTGCATCGGGAAACCGCATTTGAATTTATTTAAAGTAATTTTGTCTACAACAATTTTCAGGCGTCTGCTGAATAAATTGTCGTTATCAAACGTTGATCTTGTTATTCTGTCGTGAAAAATATTAAACCATATAAGTCATATAAGTTCATTTAAATTAGGGAACGTTGAAGTTTAACCGCAAAGGCGCTAAGATTTCGCAAAGCACACAAAGATTAAATTAAAAAACTTTGCGACTTTGCGAGCAAAAAACCTAGCGAACTTTGCGTAAAACTTTGCGCTCTTTGCGGTTAAAAAACAAAGCTTACATTTCCTTATATAACTTATATGGTTCAAAAAAAATGTTTTATAAAATGAGAATTAAAACCAAATTGAATCTGGGTGTTGGATTGTTATTTTTAATGATCATCATTCTCTCTTTAGTGAGTGCTTATTCTGTTTTTTTGATTAAGCAGGATACCGAAAACATCTTGAAATCGAATTACAATACGCTGGAATATTCGCGAAATATGATTTTTGCTTTGGACGGAATGAAATCGGATTCGAAAAAAACAATTCAGAATTTTGAAGAAAATCTCGAAAAGCAAACCCGAAATATTACAGAACCAGGCGAAAAACAAGCGACTGAAAAACTGAAAGAAAGTTTCGCTCTTCTCTCTAAAAACAATTCTGATGAAACTGTAAAAGCACAAATCCGTCAGGATATTTTTGCTATTATGAAACTGAATCTCGATGCTATAAAACAGAAAAGTGACATCGCCAAACATTCTGCTGAAACGGCTAATTTGTCGATTGCGATTGTGGGCACTTTGTGTTTTTTAATTGCTTTTAATTTATTGGTTAACCTTCCAAATAATATTGCCAATCCAATTAAAGAATTAACGTTAAGTATTAAAGAAATCGCTAATAAAAACTACTCTGAACGTGTTCATTTTACCAGTCACAGCGAATTTGGAGATCTTGCCAAATCGTTTAATACGATGGCACAAAAGCTCGAAGAATATCACGACAGTAATGTTTATAAACTCCTTTTTGAGAAAAAACGACTGGAAACGCTGATCAATAATATGAATGATCCCATTATTGGTTTGGATAATGAAGGAATTGTTTTGTTTGTGAATGATGAAGCGCTGAAAATTATTGGTTTGAAATTGGAAGACATTATTGGAAAACCTTCGTCTGCATTGGCGGTTTCTAATGATTTGATTCGTTCTTTGATTCTGAAAGAAAGTAAAATTCCGAAAAAACAGCCTCTCAAAATTTTTGCTCACGGAAAAGAAAGTTATTTCGAAAAAGAAATCCATAATATCACCATAACGCCAACTGGTGAAGAAAAAGAAATCAATATTGGCGATGTAATTATTCTGCGAAATATTACGCTTTTTAAAGAATTGGATTTTGCCAAAACTAATTTTATTGCCACCGTTTCACACGAATTAAAAACGCCAATTGCCTCTATAAAATTAAGTCTCCAATTGCTTGAAAATGCTAAAACGGGCAATATGAACGACGATCAGAAACAATTGGTAGAAAGCATAAAAGACGATAGTCAGCGTTTGTTGAAAATTACAGGCGAATTACTCAATTTATCACAATTAGAAACGGGAAATATTCAGTTGAATATTGGCAAAAGCAATCCACACGAAATTGTAAAATATGCTGTTGAAGCTGTAAAAATTCAGGCGGATCAAAAACAGATTCAGTTAATTGTGGATGCCAATGAAAGCCTCAAAAGCGTAAAAGCAGATGCAGAAAAAACCGGCTGGGTTTTGATTAATTATTTATCCAACGCCATTCGGTACTCTTCTGAAAAAAGTACAATTCTCATTAAATTAAAAGAAGAAAATAATCAAATGGTTTTTCAGGTTATCGATACCGGACTCGGAATTGACACTAGATATAAAGACAAAGTTTTTGATAAATATTTCCAAATTCCGGGAAGCCAGAAATCGGGAACGGGATTAGGTTTAGCGATCAGCAAAGAATTTATTGAAGCTCAAAACGGAAACGTTGGCGTTGAGAGCAATTTAGGATTGGGAAGTACGTTTTGGTTTTCATTGAAGGTATAAGCTCTGGAGAGCGAATATGCTTCAGATTTATTTAATACTGATCTATAAATTACAAGATTAATTCTATGATAAAATAAATTTAAAAGAGAAAATAACTGTTAAATTTCACTTAACACGTAAAAAATGAAGCTTAAAACTTACAAATAACTATATATTTGCGATCGCAAAAAATTTATAGTTACAATGTTATTTAAAATTACCTCTCTGGTACTTATATTCAGTTTCTTAAGTACAAATGCTCAACAAAATGATTCAATTGCTAAAACTGACAGCATTTCTTCGTCTCAGCTAAAATTCAATTATAAGCAATTAATTATTCCAACTGTCTTAATAGGATATGGCGCTATTGGCCTTGGGGAAAATAATCTGATAAACCTAGACAGATTAATTAAATCGAAAGTCGAAAAAAATATTGATAAAAAAATTACCATTGATGATTTTTCGCAATATGCTCCGGCATTATCAGTTTATGCTTTGAATATGGCTGGCATAAAAGGCAAAAACAATCTTCGTGACCGTTCAGTAATTCTTGCTACTTCCTATCTTATCATGGGTGCCAGCACTAACGGCTTAAAATATATTATACAGGAAGAAAGACCAGATAGAAGCTCCCGCAATTCCTTTCCGTCAGGACACACTGCCACCGCTTTTATGGGGGCCGAATTTTTATATCAGGAATACAAACATAAATCTGTTTGGTATGGCATTGCCGGTTACTCTGTCGCAACAATTACAGGATTATTTCGAATTTACAACAACCGTCATTGGCTGACTGATGTTGCTGCGGGAGCCGGAATTGGGATTTTGAGTACAAAAGCAGCTTACTGGATCAATCCATATATGACTAAAGTATTATTTAAATCATCACCTGAAAACAAATCGACTGCCATGATAATGCCGTTTTATAATGGTCAGCAATATGGTTTGGCTTTTGTTAAAGTTTTTTAATTTATAATCTGTCAATTATTCTTAATTTATAGCTTAAGTTTGTTAGAAAAACAAATCACAAATTAAATGAGTTATATAGTTGTAGATATCGAATCTGATGGGCCAATTCCGGGAGATTATTCTATGATATCTTTCGGTGCGGTCATTGTAAATGACAAATTGGACAAAACATTTTACGGACAACTAAAGCCTATTTCCGATAAGT
This portion of the Flavobacterium gelatinilyticum genome encodes:
- a CDS encoding porin, which translates into the protein MKKIILTALIAFGFSNLHAQSASKSPFTFSGYVDVYYSYDFGKPENHTRPNFFYNYNRSNEVNLNLGLAKVNYSKGNVRGNFALMAGTYAQYNMSAEQDLLKNIYEANVGVKISHKHDLWIDAGIMPSHIGFESAIGKDCANLTRSILAENSPYYEAGVKIGYTSDSGKWYLAAMYLNGWQRIQKIDGNQTPAFGTQVTYKPTDKVVLNWSTYAGNEQPDIDKKWRYFNNFYGQFKVTDKTNLTAGFDIGSQQSAKNSNKYDTWFSPVLILQYKPTDKIQLAARGEYYSDEKVVIIGTETPNGFKTYGFSANFDYLITDTIMFRIEARNLSSKDEIFTKNNLPTDTNTFVTTALAISF
- a CDS encoding phosphatase PAP2 family protein, which encodes MLFKITSLVLIFSFLSTNAQQNDSIAKTDSISSSQLKFNYKQLIIPTVLIGYGAIGLGENNLINLDRLIKSKVEKNIDKKITIDDFSQYAPALSVYALNMAGIKGKNNLRDRSVILATSYLIMGASTNGLKYIIQEERPDRSSRNSFPSGHTATAFMGAEFLYQEYKHKSVWYGIAGYSVATITGLFRIYNNRHWLTDVAAGAGIGILSTKAAYWINPYMTKVLFKSSPENKSTAMIMPFYNGQQYGLAFVKVF
- a CDS encoding ATP-binding protein, with protein sequence MRIKTKLNLGVGLLFLMIIILSLVSAYSVFLIKQDTENILKSNYNTLEYSRNMIFALDGMKSDSKKTIQNFEENLEKQTRNITEPGEKQATEKLKESFALLSKNNSDETVKAQIRQDIFAIMKLNLDAIKQKSDIAKHSAETANLSIAIVGTLCFLIAFNLLVNLPNNIANPIKELTLSIKEIANKNYSERVHFTSHSEFGDLAKSFNTMAQKLEEYHDSNVYKLLFEKKRLETLINNMNDPIIGLDNEGIVLFVNDEALKIIGLKLEDIIGKPSSALAVSNDLIRSLILKESKIPKKQPLKIFAHGKESYFEKEIHNITITPTGEEKEINIGDVIILRNITLFKELDFAKTNFIATVSHELKTPIASIKLSLQLLENAKTGNMNDDQKQLVESIKDDSQRLLKITGELLNLSQLETGNIQLNIGKSNPHEIVKYAVEAVKIQADQKQIQLIVDANESLKSVKADAEKTGWVLINYLSNAIRYSSEKSTILIKLKEENNQMVFQVIDTGLGIDTRYKDKVFDKYFQIPGSQKSGTGLGLAISKEFIEAQNGNVGVESNLGLGSTFWFSLKV
- a CDS encoding sensor protein KdpD, whose product is MENENNAQHFLDLIQKSRKGKFKIYIGMSAGVGKTFRMLQEAHSLLKNGIDVKIGYIETHMRKETHELLSGLPIIPRRTIFYKGKELEELDVQAIINLRPEVVIVDELAHTNVEGSKNEKRWQDVLEILEAGINVISAVNIQHIESLNSAVKRITNIDVQERIPDNVLRLADEVVNIDLTSEDLIARLKEGKIYTADKIQMALQNFFKSEQILQLRELALKEVASQVVRKVESEVPNLHALRHEKLLACISSNDKTAKIVIRKAARLASYYNGSWYVLYVETPPETPTRIALDKQRHLINNFKLAVQLGAEVIKLENSNIANAILTTVEEKQITTVCIGKPHLNLFKVILSTTIFRRLLNKLSLSNVDLVILS